Proteins encoded together in one Streptomyces roseifaciens window:
- a CDS encoding exonuclease SbcCD subunit D: protein MRILHTSDWHLGRSFHRVNLLDAQRDFIGHLVRTVRDERVDVVLVAGDVYDRAVPPLGAVALFDEALHRLADLGVPTVMISGNHDSSRRLGVGAGLLDRAGIHLRTDPAGCATPVVLTDAHGDVAFYGLPYLEPALVREELGAERAGHTAVLEAAMARVRADLAARPAGTRSVVLAHAFVTGGTTSDSERDITVGGVAQVPAAVFDGVDYTALGHLHGCQAITERVRYSGSPLAYSFSETDHRKSMWLIDLDAAGAVTAERLDCPVPRPLARIRGRLDDLLQDPRLARHEDAWVEATLTDPHRPDEPMARLAARFPHVLSLVLDPERPPQDPLASYARRLRDRTDREIAEDFVAHVRDGLGPDDAERKILTDALDHVRLAAAGEEAGAR, encoded by the coding sequence GTGAGGATCCTGCATACGTCCGACTGGCACCTGGGCCGCTCGTTTCACCGGGTGAACCTGCTGGACGCCCAGCGCGACTTCATCGGCCACCTCGTCCGCACCGTCCGGGACGAGAGGGTCGACGTGGTGCTCGTCGCGGGCGACGTCTACGACCGGGCGGTCCCCCCGCTCGGCGCCGTCGCCCTGTTCGACGAGGCGCTGCACCGCCTCGCGGACCTCGGCGTGCCCACCGTCATGATCTCCGGCAACCACGACTCCTCCCGCCGCCTGGGCGTGGGCGCGGGGCTCCTCGACCGGGCCGGCATCCACCTGCGCACCGACCCGGCCGGCTGCGCCACCCCCGTCGTCCTCACCGACGCCCACGGCGACGTCGCCTTCTACGGCCTGCCCTACCTCGAGCCCGCCCTCGTCCGCGAGGAGCTGGGCGCGGAGCGCGCCGGCCACACGGCCGTGCTGGAGGCCGCCATGGCCCGCGTCCGCGCCGACCTCGCCGCGCGGCCCGCCGGCACCCGCTCCGTCGTCCTCGCGCACGCCTTCGTCACCGGCGGCACCACCAGCGACAGCGAGCGCGACATCACCGTCGGCGGCGTCGCCCAGGTCCCCGCCGCCGTCTTCGACGGCGTCGACTACACGGCCCTCGGTCACCTGCACGGCTGCCAGGCCATCACCGAGCGCGTCCGCTACTCCGGCTCGCCGCTGGCCTACTCCTTCTCCGAGACCGATCACCGCAAGTCCATGTGGCTGATCGACCTGGACGCCGCCGGCGCCGTGACCGCCGAACGCCTGGACTGCCCGGTGCCGCGCCCGCTCGCCCGCATCCGCGGCCGCCTCGACGACCTGCTGCAGGACCCGCGGCTCGCCCGCCACGAGGACGCGTGGGTCGAGGCCACCCTCACCGACCCGCACCGCCCGGACGAACCCATGGCCCGGCTCGCCGCCCGCTTCCCCCACGTGCTCAGCCTCGTCCTCGACCCCGAGCGACCGCCCCAGGACCCCCTCGCCTCCTACGCGCGGCGCCTGCGCGACCGCACCGACCGGGAGATCGCCGAGGACTTCGTGGCCCACGTGCGCGACGGCCTGGGACCCGACGACGCCGAACGCAAGATCCTCACCGACGCCCTCGACCACGTACGGCTGGCCGCGGCCGGCGAGGAGGCGGGGGCCCGATGA
- a CDS encoding AAA family ATPase: protein MRLHRLTVTAFGPFGGTQHIDFDALSADGLFLFHGPTGAGKTSVLDAVCYALYNEVPGTRQGSGAPVLRSDHAADGTLTQVVLDLTVGGRRLEITRRPEQLRRKKKGTGFTKERAASELREHRSGAWEGLSRSHQEIGEEIKQLLGMSREQFCQVVLLPQGEFARFLGAKDAARGELLGKLFDTGRFGAVEKRLAELRRAAEAGVRAGDDGLLALAHRMRQAAGDPALPEVGTPAPAAAAGGGATAPTGRARDGVPTPRTASGRPAAAGRAVPAQRTAAAPLTPGDPGLAEAVLEWAALARSSARERRDIAVVAARTAEHAHRAAQEHADAVRELARLQHRHAEARKRADALAAQGDAHEAARERMRQARAADGVVPLLDLRAEAERAHRAAVTGEQRVRAALPEGQQEAGAGQLAARERSLREELGSLSAARRAEERAAGIAVQLRELEREARADEDELAEADGWLDGWEALRSACERRVGTAHEEATRAVRLEAETGPVRTRLTAARERDRLTGAAAAAGQRLTDAREKAVTARTTWLDLKERRLDGIAAELAGGLAPGVACKVCGATEHPDPARAAAGRVDRADEEAALAAFQRADARREEAARELQGLQDALARAEADAGGATAAELEALAGELGRALAEARAAGADLHAAQEALRRAEREHDLRREARQAALTRTTARTTRREQLDRDLAALEEELTRARGGEESVARRAAHLERQLDVLAGAVEAVRAAADAADRLKEADARLADAAFRAGFGNPTLAEEAVLGPAARRELQERLDARAREEAAVAAAARTRCQELDRLSAAAVTDARRLAPLREEYHRVAELAALAAGTSTRNERRMRLESYVLAGAVEAVRAAADAADRLKGPGARGGGRGGRRPRRRRRRAAGRSRRPRPVRGGRPGRTTPGASGVRCGWTCPRRAWGCRSRRGRRRRRGGRRPPSAGRPRPPPPGAGPLQPAGRARRDRPAARRLLRRGRRRCPRRRPAPRP, encoded by the coding sequence ATGAGGCTGCACCGGCTGACCGTCACCGCCTTCGGGCCCTTCGGCGGCACCCAGCACATCGACTTCGACGCGCTCTCCGCCGACGGCCTGTTCCTCTTCCACGGCCCCACCGGAGCGGGCAAGACCTCCGTCCTCGACGCGGTTTGCTACGCCCTCTACAACGAGGTGCCCGGCACCCGCCAGGGCAGCGGCGCCCCCGTGCTGCGCAGCGACCACGCCGCCGACGGCACCCTCACCCAGGTGGTGCTCGACCTCACCGTCGGCGGGCGGCGGCTGGAGATCACCCGCCGCCCCGAGCAGCTGCGCCGCAAGAAGAAAGGCACCGGCTTCACCAAGGAACGGGCCGCGAGCGAGCTGCGCGAGCACCGCTCCGGTGCGTGGGAGGGCCTCAGCCGCTCCCACCAGGAGATCGGCGAGGAGATCAAGCAGCTGCTCGGCATGAGCCGGGAGCAGTTCTGCCAGGTCGTCCTGCTGCCCCAGGGCGAGTTCGCCCGCTTCCTCGGCGCCAAGGACGCCGCCCGCGGCGAGCTGCTCGGCAAGCTCTTCGACACCGGCCGCTTCGGCGCCGTCGAGAAGCGCCTCGCAGAGCTGCGCCGGGCAGCCGAGGCGGGCGTACGGGCCGGCGACGACGGGCTGCTCGCCCTCGCCCACCGGATGCGCCAGGCCGCCGGAGACCCGGCGCTGCCCGAGGTGGGCACGCCCGCGCCCGCCGCGGCAGCCGGGGGCGGCGCCACCGCACCCACCGGCCGCGCCCGCGACGGCGTCCCGACACCCCGCACCGCGTCCGGCCGTCCGGCCGCCGCCGGACGGGCCGTCCCGGCCCAGCGCACTGCCGCGGCCCCGCTCACCCCCGGCGACCCCGGCCTCGCCGAAGCCGTCCTGGAGTGGGCCGCCCTCGCCCGCAGCAGCGCCCGGGAACGCCGGGACATCGCCGTCGTCGCCGCGCGCACCGCCGAGCACGCCCACCGGGCCGCCCAGGAACACGCCGACGCCGTACGCGAACTCGCCCGCCTCCAGCACCGGCACGCCGAGGCCCGCAAACGCGCCGACGCCCTCGCCGCCCAGGGCGACGCCCACGAGGCCGCCCGCGAGAGGATGCGGCAGGCCCGCGCCGCCGACGGCGTCGTCCCCCTCCTGGACCTGCGCGCCGAAGCCGAGCGGGCCCACCGCGCGGCCGTCACCGGCGAGCAGCGGGTCCGCGCGGCGCTCCCCGAGGGGCAGCAGGAAGCGGGCGCCGGGCAGCTCGCCGCACGGGAGCGGAGCCTCCGCGAGGAGCTCGGCTCGCTCTCGGCCGCCCGCCGCGCGGAGGAGCGCGCCGCCGGGATCGCGGTCCAGCTGCGCGAACTGGAGCGCGAGGCCCGCGCCGACGAGGACGAGCTCGCCGAGGCCGACGGCTGGCTCGACGGCTGGGAGGCCCTGCGCTCCGCCTGCGAACGGCGCGTCGGGACCGCACACGAGGAAGCCACCCGGGCCGTCCGCCTGGAGGCCGAGACCGGCCCCGTCCGCACCCGGCTGACCGCCGCCCGCGAACGCGACCGCCTCACCGGCGCCGCCGCCGCGGCCGGGCAGCGGCTGACGGACGCCCGGGAGAAGGCCGTGACGGCCCGCACCACCTGGCTCGACCTCAAGGAACGCCGCCTGGACGGCATCGCCGCCGAGCTCGCGGGCGGGCTCGCCCCCGGCGTCGCCTGCAAGGTGTGCGGAGCCACCGAGCACCCCGACCCGGCACGGGCCGCGGCCGGCCGGGTCGACCGCGCCGACGAGGAGGCCGCGCTGGCCGCCTTCCAGCGCGCCGACGCCCGCCGCGAGGAGGCCGCCCGCGAGCTCCAGGGGCTCCAGGACGCCCTCGCCCGCGCCGAGGCCGACGCCGGCGGAGCCACGGCGGCCGAGCTCGAAGCGCTCGCCGGCGAACTGGGCCGCGCCCTGGCCGAGGCACGTGCGGCGGGCGCCGACCTGCACGCCGCCCAGGAGGCGCTCCGGCGGGCCGAGCGCGAGCACGACCTGCGCCGCGAGGCCCGGCAGGCCGCCCTGACGCGGACCACCGCACGCACGACGCGCCGCGAACAGCTCGACCGCGACCTGGCCGCCCTGGAGGAAGAGCTGACCCGGGCCCGCGGCGGTGAGGAGTCCGTCGCCCGCCGGGCCGCCCACCTGGAACGGCAGCTGGACGTCCTGGCCGGCGCCGTCGAGGCCGTCCGCGCCGCGGCGGACGCGGCCGACCGGCTGAAGGAGGCCGACGCCCGCCTCGCCGACGCCGCCTTCCGCGCCGGCTTCGGCAACCCCACGCTCGCCGAGGAGGCCGTACTCGGCCCGGCGGCCCGGCGGGAGCTGCAGGAGCGCCTCGACGCACGGGCCCGCGAGGAGGCCGCCGTGGCCGCCGCCGCCCGCACTCGCTGCCAGGAGCTGGACCGGCTCTCCGCCGCGGCCGTCACCGACGCCCGACGGCTCGCCCCGCTGCGCGAGGAGTACCACCGCGTGGCCGAGCTGGCGGCGCTCGCCGCGGGCACGTCCACCCGCAACGAACGCCGGATGCGCCTGGAGTCGTACGTCCTGGCCGGCGCCGTCGAGGCCGTCCGCGCCGCGGCGGACGCGGCCGACCGGCTGAAGGGGCCCGGCGCCCGGGGGGGGGGGCGGGGCGGGCGGCGGCCTCGGCGGAGGAGGCGTCGCGCAGCCGGGCGGTCGCGGCGGCCGCGACCTGTTCGAGGCGGGCGGCCAGGACGTACGACTCCAGGCGCATCCGGCGTTCGTTGCGGGTGGACGTGCCCGCGGCGAGCGTGGGGTTGCCGAAGCCGGCGCGGAAGGCGGCGTCGGCGAGGCGGGCGTCGGCCTCCTTCAGCCGGTCGGCCCCGCCCCCCCCCCCCGGGCGCCGGGCCCCTTCAGCCGGCCGGCCGCGCCCGCCGCGACCGCCCGGCTGCGCGACGCCTCCTCCGCCGAGGCCGCCGCCGTTGCCCTCGCCGCCGCCCAGCTCCTCGGCCGTGA
- a CDS encoding Lrp/AsnC family transcriptional regulator has protein sequence MTGYSPDATDWRILDALQLNGRVGYAELARIVNMSSSAVTERVRRLEEAGVIGGYTAVVDPEKLGMPVLAFVRLRYPNGNYKPFHDLLESTPEILEAHHVTGDDCFVIKVAARSMRHLEEVAGRIGALGSVTTSVVYSSPLPRRAIGR, from the coding sequence ATGACCGGCTATTCCCCCGACGCCACCGACTGGCGCATTCTCGACGCCCTGCAGCTCAACGGACGCGTCGGCTACGCCGAGCTGGCGCGGATCGTGAACATGTCCTCCAGCGCCGTCACCGAGCGGGTGCGCCGGCTGGAGGAGGCGGGCGTCATCGGCGGCTACACGGCCGTCGTCGACCCCGAGAAGCTGGGCATGCCCGTCCTCGCCTTCGTCCGGCTGCGCTACCCCAACGGCAACTACAAGCCCTTCCACGACCTGCTGGAGAGCACGCCGGAGATCCTGGAGGCCCACCACGTCACCGGCGACGACTGCTTCGTGATCAAGGTCGCGGCCCGGTCGATGCGGCACCTGGAGGAGGTGGCGGGCCGGATCGGCGCGCTGGGGTCGGTGACCACCAGCGTCGTCTACTCCTCCCCGCTGCCGCGGCGCGCGATCGGCCGCTGA
- a CDS encoding rhodanese-like domain-containing protein encodes MVMNTTAPTAGSAATAPAASRVMAVPPAPSAEAAAYFAARLAFHTDVADVHAALAEGAGDFVVVDSRSTASWDQGHVPGAVHLPTAQIPQLARQFLDPAVPVVVYCWGPGCDGATRAALALARLGYRVKEMLGGIEYWIREGYAVETADGTRQLPPDPLTAPLGTDDCGC; translated from the coding sequence ATGGTCATGAACACCACCGCCCCCACCGCCGGCTCCGCTGCCACCGCTCCCGCCGCGAGCCGCGTCATGGCCGTGCCGCCCGCACCCTCCGCCGAAGCCGCCGCGTACTTCGCCGCCCGGCTCGCCTTCCACACCGACGTCGCCGACGTGCACGCCGCCCTCGCGGAAGGCGCCGGGGACTTCGTCGTCGTGGACTCGCGCTCCACCGCCTCCTGGGACCAGGGCCACGTCCCCGGCGCCGTCCACCTGCCCACGGCGCAGATCCCGCAGCTGGCACGGCAGTTCCTCGACCCCGCCGTCCCCGTCGTCGTGTACTGCTGGGGACCCGGCTGCGACGGCGCCACCCGCGCCGCCCTGGCCCTCGCCCGGCTCGGCTACCGCGTCAAGGAGATGCTCGGCGGCATCGAGTACTGGATCCGCGAGGGCTACGCCGTGGAGACCGCCGACGGCACCCGGCAGCTCCCGCCGGACCCGCTCACCGCCCCGCTCGGCACCGACGACTGCGGCTGCTGA
- a CDS encoding DUF885 domain-containing protein has translation MPNDTSTPLPRQVADAYVDAYTELDPITGTYLGVAGSETRLPDFSPAGQQAVADLARTTLDRLAEAERRPGADSGIERRCARLLRERLTAQLAVHDADEHLRAVSNIHSPLHSVREVFTMMPTDTAEDWAAIAERLRAVPAALEGYRASLAEGLERKLPAGPRQVATNLTQLDEWIGTGSGWFGDFTADGPQELRTELDAAAAAATGGLAVLRDWLRDVYAPGVEGAPEVVGRERYARWSRYWNGTDLDLNEAYAYGWSEFHRILGEMRTEAEKVLPGARTPWEALAHLDEHGTHIEGVEEVRVWLQGLMDEAIEALDGTHFELAERVKRVESRIAPPGGAAAPYYSEPSEDFSRPGRTWLPTMGQTRFPVYDLVSTWYHEGVPGHHLQLAQWMHVAEQLSRYQVTLGGVSANAEGWALYAERLMDELGFLTDAERRLGYLDAQMMRSTRVIVDIGMHLELEIPADSPFHPGERWTPELAQEFFGMHSGRPADFVESELVRYLGMPAQAIGYKLGERAWLAGRDAARAAHGAAFDAKAWHMAALSQGSLGLDDLVAELSVL, from the coding sequence ATGCCGAACGACACGAGCACCCCGCTTCCCCGCCAGGTCGCCGACGCCTACGTCGACGCGTACACCGAACTCGACCCCATCACGGGCACCTATCTCGGAGTTGCGGGGTCCGAGACGCGGCTGCCGGACTTCTCCCCCGCGGGCCAGCAGGCCGTCGCCGACCTCGCGCGCACCACGCTCGACCGCCTCGCCGAGGCCGAGCGGCGGCCCGGCGCCGACTCCGGCATCGAGCGCCGCTGCGCCCGCCTGCTGCGCGAGCGCCTCACCGCCCAGCTCGCGGTGCACGACGCGGACGAGCACCTGCGCGCCGTCAGCAACATCCACTCGCCGCTGCACTCGGTGCGCGAGGTGTTCACCATGATGCCGACCGACACCGCCGAGGACTGGGCGGCCATCGCCGAGCGGCTGCGGGCCGTACCCGCGGCCCTGGAGGGCTACCGGGCCTCGCTCGCCGAGGGCCTGGAGCGCAAGCTGCCGGCCGGGCCGCGCCAGGTCGCCACCAACCTCACGCAGCTGGACGAGTGGATCGGCACCGGAAGCGGCTGGTTCGGCGACTTCACCGCGGACGGCCCGCAGGAGCTGCGCACCGAGCTGGACGCGGCGGCCGCCGCCGCGACGGGCGGCCTCGCCGTGCTGCGCGACTGGCTGCGCGACGTCTACGCGCCGGGCGTCGAAGGGGCCCCGGAGGTCGTCGGGCGCGAGCGCTACGCCCGCTGGTCGCGCTACTGGAACGGCACGGACCTCGACCTCAACGAGGCCTACGCGTACGGCTGGTCGGAGTTCCACCGCATCCTCGGCGAGATGCGCACCGAGGCGGAGAAGGTGCTGCCCGGCGCGAGGACGCCGTGGGAGGCGCTGGCCCACCTCGACGAGCACGGCACGCACATCGAGGGCGTCGAGGAGGTGCGCGTCTGGCTCCAGGGCCTGATGGACGAGGCCATCGAGGCGCTGGACGGCACCCACTTCGAGCTGGCCGAGCGGGTCAAGCGGGTCGAGTCCCGCATCGCCCCTCCGGGCGGCGCGGCGGCCCCGTACTACTCCGAGCCGTCGGAGGACTTCTCCCGCCCGGGCCGCACGTGGCTGCCGACCATGGGTCAGACCCGCTTCCCCGTCTACGACCTGGTGTCCACCTGGTACCACGAGGGCGTCCCGGGCCACCACCTCCAGCTCGCGCAGTGGATGCACGTGGCCGAGCAGCTCTCGCGCTACCAGGTCACCCTCGGCGGGGTCAGCGCCAACGCCGAGGGCTGGGCGCTGTACGCGGAGCGGCTCATGGACGAGCTGGGCTTCCTCACGGACGCCGAGCGCCGGCTCGGCTACCTCGACGCCCAGATGATGCGCTCCACCCGGGTCATCGTGGACATCGGCATGCACCTGGAGCTGGAGATCCCCGCGGACTCCCCCTTCCACCCCGGCGAGCGCTGGACGCCGGAGCTGGCACAGGAGTTCTTCGGCATGCACAGCGGGCGCCCGGCGGACTTCGTCGAGAGCGAGCTCGTGCGCTACCTCGGCATGCCGGCCCAGGCGATCGGCTACAAGCTGGGCGAGCGGGCCTGGCTGGCCGGCCGTGACGCGGCCCGCGCCGCGCACGGTGCCGCCTTCGACGCCAAGGCATGGCACATGGCGGCGCTGTCGCAGGGCTCGCTGGGCCTGGACGACCTGGTGGCCGAGCTGTCCGTGCTGTGA
- a CDS encoding GNAT family N-acetyltransferase: MTDETDAKPHRAHHWRRDLVELAALFTAVAAADTLADTVAHGPDGPVLLVSSAGALLATTAFHTWWARRHHHAPPAPPAAAPSPAPAAAGSGRAPAKDTPDSGATTLWRMRTTVRDEPGSLAALCSSLARHGVDILSLQTHPLADSVVDELLLRAPGTLAAGGLAEAAAAGGGSDTWLERADAHDLVDAPTRVLNLATRTALDAAELPLALRRLLGRCTIQSVPARSPRGGAPAEPVPAEGVWEETVMRLRDPAGGSITIERPYLPFTPTEFARARALVELDARLGPRIPPRTDVLTLPEGNAITVRRADTGDLAAARAMHERCSPATLAQRYHGPVGDADRYLRHLLSPRFGRTLAAYTATGRLVALGHLLWDGDETEVALLVEDDWQRRGVGGELLGRLVDLAVEAGCGSVYAVTRSSNTGMVAAMRALDLPLDYQVEEGTLVITARLAPARVPVLPPAP, encoded by the coding sequence ATGACGGACGAGACCGACGCGAAGCCCCACCGTGCCCATCACTGGCGGCGGGACCTGGTCGAACTGGCCGCCCTGTTCACCGCGGTCGCCGCCGCCGACACCCTGGCCGACACCGTCGCACACGGTCCCGACGGACCCGTACTGCTCGTCTCCTCGGCCGGCGCCCTGCTGGCCACGACGGCCTTCCACACCTGGTGGGCGCGGCGGCACCACCACGCTCCCCCGGCCCCGCCGGCCGCCGCGCCCTCCCCCGCCCCGGCCGCCGCGGGCTCCGGCCGCGCCCCGGCGAAGGACACACCGGATTCCGGCGCCACCACCCTGTGGCGGATGCGCACGACCGTGCGCGACGAGCCCGGCAGCCTGGCCGCGCTCTGCTCCTCCCTCGCCCGCCACGGCGTCGACATCCTCTCCCTGCAGACGCACCCCCTGGCCGACAGCGTCGTCGACGAGCTCCTGCTGCGGGCCCCCGGCACCCTGGCCGCCGGCGGCCTCGCGGAGGCCGCGGCCGCCGGCGGCGGCAGCGACACCTGGCTGGAGCGGGCCGACGCCCACGACCTCGTGGACGCCCCCACCCGGGTCCTCAACCTGGCCACCCGCACGGCGCTCGACGCCGCGGAACTCCCCCTCGCGCTGCGCCGGCTGCTCGGCCGCTGCACGATCCAGTCCGTCCCCGCCCGCTCGCCGCGCGGCGGCGCCCCCGCCGAACCCGTTCCCGCGGAGGGGGTGTGGGAGGAGACCGTGATGCGCCTGCGCGACCCCGCGGGCGGCTCCATCACCATCGAGCGCCCGTACCTGCCGTTCACGCCCACCGAGTTCGCCCGGGCCCGCGCCCTGGTCGAGCTCGACGCCCGCCTCGGCCCGCGCATCCCGCCGCGCACCGACGTGCTCACCCTGCCCGAGGGCAACGCGATCACCGTCCGCCGCGCCGACACGGGCGACCTGGCCGCGGCGCGCGCCATGCACGAGCGCTGCTCCCCCGCGACGCTCGCCCAGCGCTACCACGGGCCCGTGGGCGACGCCGACCGCTACCTGCGCCACCTGCTGAGCCCGCGCTTCGGCCGCACCCTGGCCGCGTACACCGCCACGGGCCGCCTGGTCGCCCTGGGCCACCTGCTGTGGGACGGCGACGAGACCGAGGTCGCCCTGCTCGTCGAGGACGACTGGCAGCGCCGCGGCGTCGGCGGCGAACTCCTCGGCCGCCTGGTCGACCTGGCCGTGGAGGCCGGCTGCGGCAGCGTCTACGCCGTCACACGCTCCTCCAACACGGGCATGGTCGCGGCGATGCGGGCGCTGGACCTGCCGCTGGACTACCAGGTCGAGGAGGGCACCCTCGTCATCACCGCCCGGCTCGCCCCGGCCCGTGTCCCGGTCCTCCCGCCCGCACCGTGA
- a CDS encoding dihydrolipoyl dehydrogenase family protein — protein sequence MAEQVDVVVIGMGPGGEHVAGRLAEAGLSVVGVEAELVGGECPYWGCVPSKMMIRAGNLLAEARRVPGMAGSVQQVVPDWAPVAARIRDEATDDWNDRVAADRFTGKGGRLVRGRGRLAGPHRVVVEGGEGAGQEFEARLGVVLATGSRPQIPPVPGLADVPYWTNRDAVSAKEPPRSLLVLGGGAIGLEVAQVYARFGTRITVVEAMDRLVPGEEPEAAALLAEVLGGEGLTLRTGARATGVRHGGDAFALTLEDGTELTGDQLLVATGRRADLSALGLETVGLDPGGRALKTDGRMQAAPGLWGVGDVTGHGAFTHVAMYEAEVAIRSVLGEPGPKADYRALPRVTFTDPEVGAVGLTEHQAREKGLRVRTGLSRVPSSARGWIHKAGNEGLVKLVEDADRGVLVGATAAGPMGGEVMYGLAVAVQAEVPVETLRHMIFAYPTFHRGVEDALADLRTSETRPDA from the coding sequence ATGGCCGAGCAGGTGGACGTCGTCGTCATCGGCATGGGCCCCGGCGGAGAGCACGTCGCGGGCCGGCTCGCCGAGGCGGGGCTGAGCGTGGTGGGCGTCGAGGCGGAGCTGGTCGGCGGCGAGTGCCCGTACTGGGGCTGTGTGCCGAGCAAGATGATGATCCGCGCGGGGAACCTGCTGGCCGAGGCGCGGCGCGTGCCGGGCATGGCGGGGTCGGTGCAGCAGGTCGTGCCCGACTGGGCGCCGGTGGCCGCCCGGATCCGCGACGAGGCGACGGACGACTGGAACGACCGGGTGGCGGCCGACCGCTTCACCGGCAAGGGCGGCCGTCTGGTGCGCGGGCGCGGGAGGCTGGCGGGCCCGCACCGGGTGGTGGTCGAGGGCGGCGAGGGCGCCGGGCAGGAGTTCGAGGCGAGGCTGGGCGTGGTGCTCGCCACCGGCTCCCGGCCGCAGATCCCGCCGGTGCCGGGCCTGGCGGACGTCCCCTACTGGACGAACCGGGACGCGGTCTCGGCGAAGGAGCCGCCGCGCTCGCTCCTCGTGCTCGGCGGGGGTGCGATCGGCCTGGAGGTCGCCCAGGTCTACGCCCGCTTCGGCACGCGCATCACGGTGGTGGAGGCGATGGACCGGCTCGTCCCGGGCGAGGAGCCGGAGGCGGCCGCGCTGCTGGCGGAGGTCCTCGGCGGGGAGGGGTTGACGCTGCGCACGGGCGCACGGGCGACCGGGGTGCGGCACGGCGGCGACGCGTTCGCGCTGACGCTGGAGGACGGCACGGAGCTGACGGGCGATCAGCTGCTGGTGGCCACGGGCCGCCGGGCGGACCTGAGCGCCCTGGGCCTGGAGACCGTGGGCCTCGACCCCGGCGGGCGGGCCCTGAAGACGGACGGCCGGATGCAGGCCGCGCCGGGGCTGTGGGGCGTGGGCGATGTGACGGGCCACGGCGCGTTCACCCATGTGGCGATGTACGAGGCGGAGGTCGCGATCCGCTCGGTGCTCGGCGAGCCGGGCCCCAAGGCCGACTACCGGGCCCTGCCGCGGGTGACGTTCACCGACCCGGAGGTCGGCGCGGTGGGCCTGACCGAGCACCAGGCCCGCGAGAAGGGGCTGCGGGTGCGCACGGGGCTCTCGCGCGTGCCCTCCTCCGCGCGCGGCTGGATCCACAAGGCGGGCAACGAGGGGCTGGTCAAGCTCGTCGAGGACGCGGACCGCGGCGTGCTCGTGGGGGCGACGGCGGCCGGTCCCATGGGCGGCGAGGTGATGTACGGTCTGGCCGTGGCCGTCCAGGCCGAGGTGCCCGTGGAGACGCTGCGGCACATGATCTTCGCCTACCCGACGTTCCACCGGGGCGTGGAGGACGCGCTGGCCGACCTCCGCACGAGCGAGACCCGGCCGGACGCGTAA